A region of Flavobacterium album DNA encodes the following proteins:
- a CDS encoding DUF5687 family protein, with protein MFRKFISLEWKAFTRASSFKANVALKIFMIIAAIYFSLVFLASGVLAYKLIEDTGQDPLVIVSKYMIYYTLADLMMRIFLQKIPVMNIRPLLTLPIKRKTIVHFAIGKSVLSFFNFLHAFFLVPFTIMLLLHGYDPLNSVLWYVGITALVYCNNFLNILANNKDWVFAVILVFFVGIGALQYYQLFDITIITSIFYHGFYSTYYMFLIPIAILAALWIITFSYFRKNLYLDTGLKGKHEIAETQDYTWLNRFGTMGTFLKNDIKLIRRNKRSKTTVTMSVLFLFYGLLFMTGAIEQYDNDFWKVFAGIFVTGGFMFTFGQFVPSWDSAYYPLMMSQNIQYKDYIASKWWLVVIGTLISTVLAAFYLYFGLSTYLIILAGAVYNIGVNSHLVLLGGAFIKTPIDLASSKQAFGNKKAFNVKTMLLTIPKLLLPIGLYALGNYIAGANGGYAFVAGAGLIGFAFRNMMFRQIEKVYKSEKYKTLDAYKQKE; from the coding sequence ATGTTCAGGAAATTTATCAGCCTCGAATGGAAAGCATTCACCAGGGCTTCTTCCTTTAAAGCCAATGTTGCCTTAAAGATCTTCATGATCATAGCGGCCATCTATTTCTCATTGGTGTTTTTGGCCTCCGGTGTTTTAGCTTACAAGCTTATCGAAGATACCGGCCAGGACCCGCTGGTCATCGTAAGCAAATACATGATCTATTATACCCTGGCAGACCTGATGATGCGCATCTTCCTGCAGAAGATCCCGGTAATGAACATCCGCCCGCTGCTGACCCTGCCGATAAAACGAAAAACCATCGTACACTTTGCCATAGGGAAAAGCGTATTGTCGTTCTTCAATTTCCTGCATGCCTTCTTTTTGGTGCCTTTCACGATAATGCTGCTCTTACATGGCTACGACCCGCTTAATTCGGTCTTATGGTACGTTGGCATTACGGCGCTTGTGTATTGCAATAACTTCCTGAATATCCTTGCTAATAATAAAGACTGGGTGTTTGCCGTGATATTGGTGTTTTTCGTCGGCATCGGGGCATTGCAGTACTACCAGCTGTTTGACATTACCATCATAACCTCGATATTTTACCACGGGTTTTACAGCACGTACTATATGTTCCTGATACCGATAGCCATCCTTGCAGCGCTATGGATCATCACCTTCTCCTACTTCCGTAAAAACCTGTATCTTGATACCGGCCTTAAAGGCAAACATGAAATTGCCGAAACGCAGGACTACACCTGGCTTAACCGGTTTGGCACCATGGGTACCTTCCTGAAGAACGACATCAAGCTGATACGCAGGAACAAGCGTTCTAAAACCACCGTTACCATGAGTGTGCTGTTCCTGTTTTACGGGCTGCTGTTCATGACCGGCGCTATCGAGCAGTATGATAATGATTTCTGGAAAGTATTCGCAGGTATTTTTGTTACGGGAGGCTTCATGTTCACCTTCGGGCAGTTCGTGCCGAGCTGGGACAGCGCCTATTACCCTCTGATGATGAGCCAGAACATACAGTATAAAGACTATATCGCTTCGAAATGGTGGCTGGTGGTTATCGGTACGCTTATCAGTACAGTGTTGGCAGCATTCTATCTTTACTTTGGCTTGAGTACCTATCTGATTATCCTTGCCGGTGCGGTATATAATATAGGAGTGAATTCGCACCTGGTACTGTTGGGCGGGGCTTTCATCAAAACGCCTATCGACCTTGCCAGCAGCAAACAGGCTTTTGGGAACAAGAAAGCCTTCAACGTAAAGACCATGCTGCTTACCATACCGAAGCTATTATTACCCATCGGGCTTTACGCCTTGGGGAATTATATTGCCGGCGCTAATGGCGGCTATGCTTTTGTAGCAGGGGCGGGCCTGATCGGATTTGCCTTCCGTAACATGATGTTCCGGCAAATAGAGAAGGTTTACAAAAGCGAGAAATACAAAACACTGGATGCTTACAAACAAAAAGAATAA
- a CDS encoding ABC transporter ATP-binding protein: protein MIQAQNLRKTYNGVTVLNIDHLQIRKGESLGLVGNNGAGKTTFFSLLLDLIEPSNGEVKIKDIVVNKSEAWKPVTAAFLDETFLISYLTPEEYFYFIGELRGQNKADVDGLLKKHEDFFNGEILNKKKYLRDLSKGNQKKVGIIATLIGNPEVIVLDEPFANLDPTTQFRLKKIIKELADDKNVTILVSSHDLMHTTEVSTRIVALDKGRIVKDIQTSDETLKELEEFFAV from the coding sequence ATGATACAGGCACAAAACCTTAGGAAAACATATAACGGTGTAACCGTACTGAATATAGACCACCTGCAAATTCGCAAAGGCGAAAGCCTGGGGCTGGTAGGGAATAACGGCGCAGGGAAAACAACATTCTTCAGCCTGCTGCTCGACCTTATCGAGCCTTCGAACGGCGAAGTGAAGATAAAGGATATTGTGGTAAACAAAAGCGAGGCATGGAAACCGGTAACGGCGGCTTTTCTTGATGAGACCTTCCTTATAAGCTACCTTACCCCCGAGGAATATTTCTATTTCATCGGCGAGCTGCGTGGCCAGAACAAAGCCGATGTAGATGGGCTGCTGAAAAAGCATGAAGACTTTTTTAATGGTGAGATACTCAATAAGAAAAAGTACCTGCGCGACCTCTCCAAAGGGAACCAGAAGAAAGTGGGCATCATCGCCACGCTTATTGGCAATCCCGAAGTTATCGTTCTCGATGAGCCGTTTGCCAACCTGGATCCCACCACGCAATTCAGGCTCAAAAAGATCATCAAGGAACTGGCCGATGATAAGAATGTGACCATATTGGTATCGAGCCACGACCTTATGCACACCACCGAGGTAAGCACCCGCATCGTGGCGCTGGATAAAGGACGAATTGTAAAAGACATACAAACATCGGACGAAACCCTGAAAGAGCTGGAAGAATTCTTTGCGGTGTAG
- a CDS encoding tetratricopeptide repeat protein, translating into MKTSKYKYILLCGVLGFAIACSTKKDSFVNRNYHAMTTKYNVLYNGENALQAGINDLKTTYADNFWDVLPVEKMQPAKEEMEPTDKRNANFERAETKATKAIQKHSMNLGGIERNEQMDEAHLLLGKSRYYDNRFIPALEAFNYVLYKHKGSSRIDEVKVWREKTNIRLENEGTAIKNLNQLLKEKKDKMDEQIYADANAMLAQAYINTGVNDSAVFVLKKAMEFTRDREQEARYRFILGQLFGKMKQPDSAYAYYQSVIDMNRKSPRRYVIQAHAMQAGMFDHEKGDTLAFMTNMRELLEDRENRPYLDIIHHQVALYYDKQGNDEKAVKHYNKSLRTKSADKYLMASNYRNIAEINFEKAKYPMAGKYYDSTMVYLDNRGREFKAIKKKRDNLEDVIKYEAIAQNNDSILHIVSLSETGRVAFFEDYIKRLKEQEEKERKRLEAEAQKQANIAAAGARSFNDDDAFIPGSNANSNGQVSLRKNSGDDFTNSGKGDNSRSGAPNIPAGAKSQPGMPTSGIGGASGGNGNSKFYFYTPSTVSYGKLEFKKRWGDRPLVDNWRWSSEIKNKGKENDDPAAAGKEGDTLAVAGKEGKEDKKIDERYTADFYIKQLPTSQVVLDSLAKDRNFAYYQLGIIYKEKFKEYKRAADKLEKLLVNNPEERLILPAKYNLYKIYQIIDPSKADKYKQQVLDEYPDSRYAEIIKNPGMDAVNNASPEAVYASVYKKYEEGKTREVIALLETNIETYTGEEIVSKFELLKARIVGRLQGLEEYKKSLNFVALTYPNSTEGKLAETILKTDVPNLEKNAFGKPSVTYKMIFKFDSPTDPKIAPLKAKIEKFIKEGLNNSITISQDVYTTNEDFLVVHGFNSKLAAEDAASVLKEYKDYKIAETPIVISTEDYKVVQIKKNLTGFLAIK; encoded by the coding sequence TTGAAAACCAGCAAGTATAAATATATTCTTCTTTGCGGGGTGCTCGGCTTTGCCATAGCCTGCTCCACCAAGAAAGACTCTTTCGTAAACCGGAATTATCACGCAATGACTACCAAATATAATGTATTATATAATGGTGAGAATGCGCTGCAGGCTGGTATCAACGACCTTAAAACCACCTATGCCGATAATTTTTGGGATGTGCTGCCTGTAGAAAAGATGCAGCCGGCCAAAGAGGAAATGGAGCCTACCGATAAACGGAATGCCAATTTTGAAAGGGCAGAGACCAAGGCAACCAAGGCGATACAAAAACACTCCATGAACCTTGGCGGCATTGAAAGGAACGAGCAAATGGATGAGGCCCACTTACTGTTGGGGAAATCAAGATATTACGACAACCGTTTTATCCCTGCGCTCGAAGCCTTCAACTATGTGCTGTACAAGCACAAAGGGAGCAGCAGGATAGATGAGGTGAAAGTATGGCGCGAAAAGACCAACATCCGCCTTGAGAATGAAGGCACAGCCATAAAGAACCTGAACCAGCTGCTGAAAGAAAAAAAGGACAAAATGGACGAGCAGATATATGCCGATGCCAATGCAATGCTGGCGCAGGCCTATATCAATACAGGCGTGAACGACAGCGCCGTTTTTGTGCTAAAAAAAGCAATGGAATTCACGAGGGACCGCGAGCAGGAAGCCCGTTACCGCTTTATATTGGGGCAGCTTTTCGGCAAGATGAAGCAGCCCGACAGCGCGTATGCCTACTACCAGTCGGTTATAGATATGAACAGGAAGTCGCCGAGGCGCTATGTGATACAGGCGCATGCCATGCAGGCCGGGATGTTCGATCATGAAAAGGGCGATACCCTCGCCTTCATGACCAACATGAGGGAACTGCTGGAAGACCGCGAGAACAGGCCTTACCTTGATATTATCCATCACCAGGTGGCACTGTATTATGACAAGCAGGGCAATGATGAGAAAGCGGTAAAGCATTACAACAAATCGCTCCGCACCAAATCGGCCGACAAGTACCTGATGGCTTCCAACTACAGGAATATTGCCGAAATTAATTTTGAAAAGGCAAAATACCCGATGGCCGGTAAGTATTATGACAGTACCATGGTGTATCTTGACAACAGGGGCAGGGAATTCAAGGCCATCAAAAAGAAAAGGGATAACCTTGAGGATGTAATAAAATATGAAGCCATTGCACAGAACAATGACAGCATACTTCATATAGTGTCGCTTTCCGAAACAGGAAGGGTCGCTTTTTTTGAGGACTATATCAAAAGGCTGAAAGAGCAGGAAGAAAAGGAAAGAAAGAGGCTTGAGGCAGAGGCGCAGAAGCAGGCCAACATAGCTGCTGCCGGGGCTCGCTCCTTTAACGATGATGATGCATTTATCCCGGGCTCGAATGCAAATAGCAATGGGCAGGTATCGCTTCGCAAGAATTCAGGTGACGATTTCACAAATTCAGGCAAAGGTGATAATTCAAGATCCGGGGCGCCAAATATTCCTGCGGGCGCAAAGTCCCAGCCGGGAATGCCAACATCAGGCATTGGTGGTGCCTCTGGCGGAAATGGCAACAGTAAGTTTTATTTCTATACGCCGTCAACGGTTTCCTATGGCAAGCTTGAATTTAAGAAACGCTGGGGCGACAGGCCGCTGGTAGATAACTGGAGATGGTCGTCTGAAATAAAGAACAAGGGCAAAGAAAATGATGATCCCGCGGCTGCCGGAAAAGAGGGTGACACCCTTGCTGTAGCGGGTAAAGAGGGAAAAGAAGATAAAAAAATCGACGAGCGCTATACTGCCGATTTTTATATCAAACAATTGCCTACATCGCAGGTGGTGCTGGACAGCCTTGCAAAAGACCGCAACTTTGCCTACTACCAGCTGGGTATTATTTATAAGGAGAAGTTCAAGGAGTACAAGCGCGCTGCCGACAAGCTGGAAAAGCTTTTGGTAAACAATCCTGAAGAGCGCCTTATTCTTCCGGCAAAATACAACCTGTACAAGATATACCAGATCATAGACCCATCGAAAGCAGATAAATACAAGCAGCAGGTACTGGACGAATACCCGGACAGCAGGTATGCCGAGATCATAAAGAATCCAGGAATGGATGCGGTAAACAATGCAAGCCCGGAAGCCGTGTATGCTTCGGTGTATAAAAAATATGAAGAAGGCAAAACGAGGGAAGTAATCGCGTTGCTGGAAACCAATATTGAAACCTATACTGGCGAGGAGATCGTTTCTAAGTTCGAACTGCTGAAAGCAAGGATCGTGGGCAGGCTGCAGGGGCTTGAAGAATATAAAAAATCGCTCAACTTTGTAGCGCTTACGTATCCGAACAGCACCGAAGGCAAACTGGCCGAAACGATATTGAAAACGGATGTTCCCAACCTTGAGAAGAACGCCTTTGGCAAGCCGTCGGTAACCTATAAAATGATCTTTAAATTTGACAGCCCGACCGATCCTAAAATTGCACCGCTAAAGGCCAAGATAGAGAAATTCATTAAAGAAGGACTTAACAACAGCATCACCATTTCGCAGGATGTTTATACTACGAATGAAGATTTTCTCGTGGTGCACGGCTTCAACAGCAAGCTGGCTGCTGAGGATGCTGCATCGGTACTGAAAGAATATAAGGATTATAAGATCGCTGAAACGCCGATAGTAATTTCGACTGAGGACTATAAAGTGGTACAGATCAAAAAGAACCTTACCGGGTTTTTAGCCATAAAATAA
- a CDS encoding bactofilin family protein, translating to MFEKPQKSYTDLLGKTNRIVEGTTIKGDIISQADFRLDGELTGNFTSRGKIVIGPAGSVTGDIKCKNADIEGRFNGKIEVDEQLNVKSKAHIKGEVITGKLSVEPGAEFSASCVMKTQVKPLPKNNEQQQAG from the coding sequence ATGTTTGAGAAGCCCCAAAAATCGTATACCGACCTGCTCGGGAAAACCAACAGGATCGTAGAAGGGACAACTATTAAAGGAGATATCATATCGCAGGCCGATTTCAGGCTGGATGGTGAGCTTACCGGCAATTTTACTTCCAGGGGAAAGATAGTCATAGGCCCCGCCGGAAGTGTTACCGGCGATATCAAATGCAAGAATGCCGACATAGAAGGGCGCTTTAATGGTAAAATCGAGGTAGACGAACAACTTAATGTAAAATCGAAGGCGCACATAAAGGGCGAGGTCATTACCGGCAAGCTGTCGGTAGAACCGGGTGCCGAATTCAGTGCTTCATGCGTAATGAAGACCCAGGTAAAACCTTTGCCAAAAAACAATGAGCAGCAACAAGCCGGATAA
- a CDS encoding AtpZ/AtpI family protein, producing MSSNKPDKNPNKWLVLISLPIQMGIVIFAFSWFGGWLDEKYPNDNGLYKKITTLLGVFLSLYYVIRQVNNLDKKK from the coding sequence ATGAGCAGCAACAAGCCGGATAAAAATCCCAACAAGTGGCTTGTGCTTATAAGCCTGCCCATACAAATGGGAATCGTGATCTTCGCCTTCTCCTGGTTTGGCGGGTGGCTTGACGAAAAATACCCTAACGATAACGGGCTCTACAAAAAAATAACTACGCTGCTTGGTGTATTCCTCTCTTTATATTATGTAATCAGGCAGGTGAACAACCTCGACAAGAAAAAATAG
- the atpB gene encoding F0F1 ATP synthase subunit A, producing the protein MVISNKPLQFIMAAMVACLPLTTSANSTQHNDHAQADTTVVESVKVVEDEDGAADDIKAKSKTHILHHVQDSHDFTFFSDEAEGKHYGFPLPVILIDDGLKVFSSSKFNHGESVAEVDGNYYKLHHGKIYKTDAAGALTYQGEHHEHPTNVKPLDFSITKSVLMIIITAILMLIIFSGLAKTYPKNGGIATGFGRFFEPLVIYIRDEIAIPNIGEKHYKKYMSYLLTIFFFIWFLNIFGLTPLGVNVTGNLAVTAALAILTYLITTFTAKKTYWGHIFWMPGVPVPMRIVLAPIELLGTIIKPFSLMIRLYANIFAGHIVLMSIIALMFIFKNWIGSSLSFGLAFVLSILEILVALLQAYIFTMLSALYFGAAVEEHHHDEHHHEEEGVKAHH; encoded by the coding sequence ATGGTGATTTCTAATAAACCACTTCAATTTATAATGGCAGCCATGGTTGCCTGTCTTCCGTTAACTACATCTGCAAATTCAACCCAGCATAATGACCACGCCCAAGCTGATACAACTGTTGTTGAGTCAGTTAAAGTAGTTGAAGATGAGGATGGTGCTGCAGACGATATAAAGGCGAAAAGTAAAACTCACATCCTGCACCACGTTCAGGATTCGCATGATTTTACGTTTTTCTCTGACGAGGCTGAAGGAAAGCATTATGGTTTCCCGCTTCCTGTAATTTTGATTGATGACGGCCTTAAAGTTTTCTCTTCTTCAAAATTCAACCATGGTGAAAGCGTTGCCGAAGTAGACGGCAACTATTACAAGCTGCACCACGGCAAAATATACAAAACGGATGCTGCAGGTGCACTTACTTACCAAGGTGAGCACCACGAACATCCTACTAATGTAAAGCCGCTTGACTTCTCTATTACAAAAAGTGTGTTGATGATAATTATTACCGCAATTTTGATGCTTATCATATTTAGCGGCCTTGCAAAAACATATCCTAAAAATGGCGGTATTGCAACAGGATTTGGAAGATTCTTTGAGCCATTGGTGATATATATTCGTGATGAGATTGCTATCCCGAATATCGGCGAGAAGCACTATAAAAAATACATGAGCTACCTATTAACGATATTCTTCTTTATATGGTTTCTTAATATATTTGGATTGACACCGCTGGGAGTGAATGTTACAGGTAACCTTGCAGTAACGGCAGCACTTGCTATACTTACATACCTTATTACAACATTTACAGCCAAGAAAACATACTGGGGGCACATCTTCTGGATGCCTGGTGTGCCTGTGCCTATGAGAATCGTTCTTGCGCCAATTGAACTATTGGGCACCATCATCAAGCCGTTCTCATTAATGATACGTCTTTATGCTAACATATTTGCGGGCCATATAGTATTGATGAGTATCATTGCTTTGATGTTTATTTTCAAAAACTGGATAGGCAGCAGCTTGTCTTTCGGACTTGCATTTGTACTTTCAATCCTTGAGATTCTTGTAGCATTATTACAGGCGTATATTTTCACGATGCTTTCAGCGCTTTATTTCGGTGCAGCTGTAGAGGAGCATCACCACGATGAGCATCATCATGAAGAAGAAGGAGTTAAAGCGCATCACTAA
- the atpE gene encoding ATP synthase F0 subunit C: MQIPEIIGAGLIVIGAGVGIGKIGGSAMDAIARQPEASGKIQTAMLIAAALIEGIGFAALFAK, translated from the coding sequence ATGCAAATCCCAGAAATTATTGGAGCAGGCCTTATCGTAATCGGTGCGGGTGTTGGTATTGGTAAAATTGGTGGTTCAGCAATGGACGCTATCGCACGCCAGCCGGAAGCTTCTGGTAAAATCCAGACAGCTATGCTTATCGCTGCCGCTCTTATTGAAGGTATTGGTTTCGCTGCGTTATTCGCAAAATAA
- a CDS encoding F0F1 ATP synthase subunit B, which translates to MEKLLNDFSFGLFFWQIIIFVLLILLLKKFAWRPILTSINDREQGIKDALASAEAARKEMHNLQADNQRILQEARLERDAMMKEAREIKEKMIADAEADAKVRGEKLIEQAKTAIESEKNAAMAELKAQVSGLSLEIAEKLLKNELSNREAQTALVEKMLGEVKLN; encoded by the coding sequence ATGGAAAAGTTACTCAACGATTTTTCTTTTGGTCTGTTTTTCTGGCAGATAATTATTTTCGTACTGTTAATACTGCTTCTTAAGAAGTTTGCTTGGAGACCAATTCTTACCTCTATAAATGACAGGGAGCAGGGAATTAAGGATGCATTGGCTTCTGCCGAGGCTGCCCGTAAAGAAATGCACAACCTACAGGCTGATAACCAAAGGATCCTTCAGGAAGCAAGGCTTGAAAGGGATGCTATGATGAAAGAAGCCCGTGAGATAAAAGAAAAAATGATCGCTGATGCTGAAGCTGATGCAAAAGTAAGGGGCGAGAAATTAATAGAGCAGGCTAAAACAGCTATCGAAAGCGAGAAAAACGCTGCCATGGCTGAGCTTAAGGCACAGGTATCAGGCCTTTCGCTTGAGATCGCCGAAAAATTGCTTAAAAACGAACTATCGAACAGGGAAGCTCAAACCGCTTTGGTTGAGAAAATGCTGGGCGAAGTAAAACTAAACTAA
- the atpH gene encoding ATP synthase F1 subunit delta, with amino-acid sequence MTGSRAAIRYAKAILEMAQASGAAQQVNDDMALIAATLKESGELSSFINNPTIKGEVKESALKEVFANTGNITQGLFRLLFENRRFEILGAIAAEYKTQFDTMNGVEVATVTTAFPITPELEAKVLDKVKEFSDKKITLKNIVDPAIIGGFILRVGDKQFNASVANSLLTLKRELSN; translated from the coding sequence ATGACAGGTTCAAGAGCTGCAATACGATATGCAAAGGCAATACTGGAAATGGCACAGGCTTCGGGCGCTGCACAGCAGGTGAACGATGACATGGCGCTAATTGCCGCTACCCTTAAAGAGAGCGGTGAGCTTTCATCCTTCATTAATAACCCTACTATCAAGGGCGAAGTGAAAGAGTCGGCTTTGAAAGAAGTGTTTGCCAATACAGGAAACATTACGCAGGGACTTTTCAGGCTGCTGTTTGAAAACAGGAGGTTTGAGATCCTTGGCGCAATAGCTGCCGAGTACAAGACACAGTTCGATACCATGAATGGTGTTGAGGTGGCTACCGTTACTACGGCATTCCCTATCACTCCCGAGCTTGAAGCGAAAGTGCTCGACAAGGTAAAGGAGTTTTCGGATAAAAAGATCACCCTTAAGAATATTGTAGACCCGGCGATTATCGGCGGTTTCATATTAAGGGTAGGTGATAAGCAGTTCAATGCCTCTGTGGCAAACAGCCTGCTTACGCTGAAAAGAGAATTGAGTAATTAG
- the atpA gene encoding F0F1 ATP synthase subunit alpha — MAEIKPAEISAILKKQLSGFESGATLEEVGTVLNVGDGIARVYGLSNAQYGELVQFDNGLEAIVLNLEEDNVGVVLLGPSTGIREGSTVKRLDRIASLKVGEEMVGRVVNTLGQPIDGKGPIGGQLYEMPLERKAPGVIFRQPVTEPMQTGIKAIDAMIPVGRGQRELVIGDRQTGKTTVCIDTILNQKEFYDAGKPVFCIYVAVGQKASTVAGIAKTLEEKGAMAYTVIVAANASDPAPMQVYAPFAGAAIGEYFRDTGRPALIIYDDLSKQAVAYREVSLLLRRPPGREAYPGDVFFLHSRLLERAAKVIADDNIAKNMNDLPESLRPIVKGGGSLTALPIIETQAGDVSAYIPTNVISITDGQIFLESDLFNSGVRPAINVGISVSRVGGNAQIKSMKKVAGTLKLDQAQFRELEAFAKFGSDLDAATLNVIEKGKRNVEILKQAVNDPFTVEDQVAIIYAGSKNLLRNVPVNKVKEFEKDYIEYLKATHRGTLDALKAGKFTDEITDVLEKAAAEISAKY; from the coding sequence ATGGCAGAGATCAAACCAGCTGAAATTTCAGCAATATTAAAGAAACAATTGTCCGGTTTTGAATCGGGTGCTACATTGGAAGAAGTGGGAACAGTTCTTAATGTAGGTGATGGTATTGCCCGTGTTTACGGACTTTCCAACGCTCAATACGGTGAGTTGGTACAGTTCGACAACGGGTTAGAGGCTATTGTACTTAACCTTGAGGAAGACAATGTGGGCGTAGTATTGCTTGGCCCTTCAACGGGTATCAGGGAAGGTTCTACCGTAAAAAGGCTTGACCGTATTGCTTCGCTTAAAGTAGGCGAAGAAATGGTAGGCCGGGTGGTGAACACCCTTGGGCAGCCAATCGACGGTAAAGGCCCAATCGGTGGCCAGCTGTATGAGATGCCGCTTGAGCGTAAAGCTCCGGGCGTTATCTTCCGCCAGCCGGTAACTGAGCCGATGCAGACAGGTATCAAGGCAATCGACGCGATGATCCCGGTAGGCCGTGGACAGCGTGAGCTTGTAATTGGTGACCGCCAGACTGGTAAGACTACCGTTTGTATTGACACCATCCTGAACCAAAAAGAATTTTATGATGCAGGCAAACCTGTATTCTGTATATATGTAGCGGTTGGGCAAAAAGCTTCAACGGTTGCAGGTATCGCAAAAACACTGGAAGAAAAAGGCGCAATGGCTTATACGGTTATCGTTGCTGCAAATGCTTCCGACCCTGCGCCGATGCAGGTGTACGCTCCGTTCGCAGGTGCTGCGATAGGTGAGTACTTCCGTGATACGGGCCGTCCTGCCCTTATCATCTATGATGACTTGTCTAAACAGGCGGTTGCTTACCGTGAGGTTTCCCTTCTACTAAGGAGGCCACCGGGACGTGAGGCTTACCCTGGTGACGTTTTCTTCCTTCACTCAAGGCTTCTTGAGCGTGCTGCGAAGGTTATCGCCGATGACAACATTGCAAAAAATATGAACGACCTTCCGGAATCGTTAAGGCCAATCGTTAAAGGTGGCGGATCGCTTACTGCACTTCCGATCATTGAAACACAGGCGGGTGACGTTTCTGCTTATATCCCAACAAACGTGATCTCGATCACCGACGGACAGATCTTCCTTGAGTCTGACCTGTTCAACTCGGGTGTTCGCCCTGCGATCAACGTAGGTATCTCGGTATCCCGTGTAGGTGGTAACGCTCAGATCAAGTCGATGAAGAAAGTTGCCGGTACGCTTAAACTTGACCAGGCACAGTTCCGTGAGCTTGAAGCGTTCGCGAAATTCGGTTCCGACCTTGATGCGGCTACACTAAACGTAATCGAAAAAGGTAAACGTAACGTGGAGATCCTTAAGCAGGCGGTTAACGATCCGTTTACTGTAGAAGACCAGGTTGCGATCATCTATGCAGGTTCTAAAAACCTACTTAGGAACGTACCGGTTAACAAGGTAAAAGAATTCGAAAAAGACTATATCGAATACCTGAAAGCTACACACAGGGGAACCCTTGATGCGCTTAAAGCAGGTAAATTTACAGACGAGATAACCGACGTGCTTGAAAAAGCCGCTGCCGAGATCTCTGCGAAATATTAA
- the atpG gene encoding ATP synthase F1 subunit gamma, which yields MANLKEIRNRIASVSSTMQITSAMKMVSAAKLKKAQDAITAMRPYSEKLTELLQNLSATLDSDNGGAFAEQRAVNKVLIVAITSNRGLCGAFNANVIKQIKVLQDAYAGKKVDVLAIGKKGNDGLKKTCNIVGNESSLFDTLTFENVANVAQMLMDRFAAGEYDKIEIVYNHFKNAATQVVLTEQFLPLAPAQTTEAATTATDYIFEPSKEEIVKSLVPLSLKTQLYKAIRDSFASEHGARMTAMHKATDNATDLRNQLKLTYNKARQAAITGEILEIVGGAEALNN from the coding sequence ATGGCAAACTTAAAGGAAATACGTAACAGGATCGCTTCCGTTTCATCGACCATGCAAATCACGAGCGCGATGAAAATGGTGTCGGCAGCCAAGCTTAAAAAAGCACAGGATGCCATCACTGCCATGAGGCCTTATTCTGAAAAGCTTACCGAACTTTTGCAAAACCTTAGCGCAACCCTTGACAGCGATAACGGCGGCGCATTTGCCGAGCAGCGTGCGGTGAACAAAGTGCTTATCGTGGCGATCACCTCAAACAGGGGATTGTGCGGCGCTTTCAATGCAAACGTGATCAAGCAGATAAAAGTGCTTCAGGATGCGTATGCAGGCAAAAAAGTCGACGTACTTGCTATTGGTAAGAAAGGTAACGACGGCCTGAAGAAAACCTGCAATATTGTAGGCAATGAGAGCAGCCTGTTCGACACCCTTACATTTGAAAATGTGGCCAATGTGGCACAAATGCTTATGGACAGGTTTGCAGCCGGCGAATACGACAAGATCGAGATCGTGTACAACCACTTTAAGAATGCAGCCACACAGGTAGTGCTTACAGAGCAGTTCCTTCCGTTGGCCCCGGCCCAAACAACTGAAGCTGCAACAACAGCAACAGATTATATTTTCGAGCCATCTAAAGAAGAGATCGTAAAAAGCCTTGTGCCGCTTTCGCTAAAAACGCAGCTGTACAAAGCCATCCGCGATTCATTCGCTTCTGAGCACGGTGCCCGTATGACGGCCATGCACAAAGCAACCGACAACGCCACCGACCTTAGGAACCAGCTTAAGCTTACCTACAACAAGGCCCGCCAGGCAGCCATCACCGGCGAGATCCTTGAGATCGTAGGAGGTGCTGAGGCATTGAACAATTAA